The proteins below are encoded in one region of Conger conger chromosome 17, fConCon1.1, whole genome shotgun sequence:
- the LOC133116791 gene encoding zinc finger protein ZIC 5-like, with translation MESPLSKRNPALRLADLAATQPLPHQNVTGFPGTGGHHPHSHHAHLHPGEAGSDPGGALTPFGPEHMAQANALKLSPAQSHPEAQTAVPFAPSQTAVGFPVAHPHSSYATNRDYILRRELSASAMQALGDQHTSAPSPHPHGMFISPTGAYGHTEGGAHPLFSGLHDQAAPAAHHHHHHHALNGQMRLGLPGDIYARPEHFGHRPDHYGPSSLNSYNSMNLNVNIASAPHGAAGAFLRYMRQPIKQELICKWIDQEQTSKKPCSKTFSTMHELVNHVTVEHVGGPEQSTHVCFWEECPREGKAFKAKYKLINHIRVHTGEKPFPCPFPGCGKVFARSENLKIHKRTHTGEKPFKCEFDGCDRKFANSSDRKKHSHVHTSDKPYYCKVRGCDKSYTHPSSLRKHMKVHCKSPPPPSVNAGSYHSVTTSLGTPLSPTPEPHRSRSANLSPQVTNLNEWYVCQGSAGPNNLHTPSSDMPTSDSEGEDSYRNSDPRTML, from the exons ATGGAGTCCCCTTTGAGCAAAAGGAATCCGGCGCTAAGATTAGCGGATTTGGCAGCGACTCAACCCCTTCCTCATCAGAATGTGACAGGCTTCCCAGGGACAGGGGGGCATCACCCTCACTCCCACCATGCCCACCTCCACCCCGGGGAGGCGGGCAGCGACCCCGGAGGGGCACTCACGCCATTCGGACCCGAGCACATGGCACAGGCAAACGCGCTCAAACTTAGTCCCGCTCAGAGCCACCCCGAAGCCCAGACGGCCGTGCCTTTCGCTCCGTCTCAGACCGCAGTTGGTTTCCCCGTCGCTCACCCCCACTCCAGCTACGCCACCAACAGGGACTACATTCTCAGGAGAGAGCTCTCGGCCTCTGCTATGCAGGCGCTTGGCGACCAGCACActtccgccccctccccccatccacACGGCATGTTCATCTCCCCAACAGGTGCTTACGGGCACACGGAAGGCGGTGCCCATCCGCTTTTCTCTGGACTTCACGACCAGGCGGCGCCCGCggcccaccaccaccaccatcaccacgcTCTGAACGGGCAGATGCGCCTGGGTCTTCCGGGGGACATATACGCACGGCCGGAACACTTCGGCCACAGGCCCGACCACTATGGACCGTCCTCTCTCAATAGCTACAACTCCATGAACTTAAATGTGAACATCGCTTCGGCTCCTCACGGAGCGGCGGGGGCGTTCTTACGGTACATGAGGCAGCCCATCAAGCAAGAGTTAATCTGCAAGTGGATTGACCAGGAGCAAACTTCCAAGAAGCCCTGCTCCAAAACTTTCAGCACCATGCACGAGCTGGTTAACCATGTCACCGTGGAGCACGTCGGCGGTCCCGAGCAGAGCACGCACGTCTGCTTTTGGGAAGAGTGTCCGCGAGAGGGGAAAGCGTTTAAGGCGAAGTACAAACTGATCAATCACATCCGAGTTCACACGGGAGAGAAGCCGTTCCCTTGCCCGTTCCCCGGCTGCGGTAAGGTCTTCGCGCGCTCGGAAAACCTCAAGATCCACAAGCGGACGCACACAG GGGAGAAGCCATTTAAATGTGAATTTGACGGATGCGACCGAAAATTCGCCAACAGCAGCGACAGAAAGAAACACTCGCACGTGCACACGAGCGACAAGCCCTACTACTGCAAAGTCAGAGGCTGTGATAAGTCGTACACGCATCCCAGCTCCTTAAGGAAACACATGAAAGTTCACTGCAAGTCGCCGCCACCCCCTTCCGTCAACGCGGGGAGCTACCACTCCGTCACCACGTCTCTCGGAACACCCCTCTCGCCAACGCCCGAGCCCCATAGGAGCCGATCAGCGAATCTCTCTCCCCAGGTTACGAACCTCAACGAGTGGTACGTATGTCAGGGGAGCGCAGGACCTAACAACCTCCACACCCCGTCCAGCGACATGCCAACGTCGGATTCGGAAGGGGAGGACTCGTATAGGAACTCTGATCCAAGGACAATGCTCTGA